A window of the Oncorhynchus masou masou isolate Uvic2021 chromosome 13, UVic_Omas_1.1, whole genome shotgun sequence genome harbors these coding sequences:
- the LOC135551557 gene encoding olfactory receptor 52K2-like: MLSMESLAIAPSGVYPAFLFGTLIYCFIVFCNLTVLSTIALDRKLHKPMFILLFNMPINDLIGATAFFPQLLVSILAQNRSISYPACYLQALLLHLYGAGSLTILTGMAYDRYIAICCPLRYNSIMSSNNLMKIIIFMWLLVITLIVVLLALVTRFKICRTTIVDIYCNNPSLVRLICDDTRINNYYGLLITAFFQGVSLLVVIFTYIQILLCCVMNKSSDARSKAIQTCGTHLVVFLFLEFNACFSLIAHRFEQVAPSLRRAFGVSVMVFPPILNPLIYGLKTKEIRQNVLGFYKRKVSSVK, from the coding sequence ATGTTgagcatggaatcactggccataGCTCCATCAGGTGTTTACCCAGCATTCCTTTTTGGAACCCTTATTTACTGTTTCATTGTGTTTTGTAACTTGACGGTTTTATCCACCATAGCACTGGACAGAAAGCTGCATAAACCCATGTTTATCCTACTCTTCAACATGCCTATCAATGACTTGATTGGTGCTACAGCCTTCTTCCCTCAGCTGTTGGTAAGCATCCTGGCTCAGAACAGGTCCATCTCCTACCCTGCATGCTACCTCCAAGCTCTGCTCCTCCACCTGTACGGAGCTGGCTCCTTAACTATCCTGACTGGCATGGCTTATGACCGGTATATCGCAATCTGCTGTCCGCTGAGGTATAACTCCATCATGAGTTCCAATAACTTGATGAAAATCATCATTTTCATGTGGCTTTTGGTCATTACCCTGATTGTGGTTCTGTTGGCTCTGGTCACTCGCTTCAAGATCTGCAGAACAACAATAGTGGACATTTATTGTAACAATCCGTCATTGGTGAGGCTCATTTGTGATGACACACGTATAAACAACTACTATGGGTTGTTGATAACAGCCTTCTTTCAGGGTGTATCGTTGCTAGTGGTTATATTTACATATATCCAGATCCTGCTCTGCTGTGTCATGAATAAGTCATCTGATGCCCGGAGCAAGGCCATTCAGACATGTGGTACACATCTGGTAGTGTTCTTATTCTTAGAGTTCAACGCCTGCTTTAGCCTGATAGCTCATCGATTTGAGCAAGTAGCCCCCTCCTTGAGGAGGGCTTTTGGAGTGTCAGTGATGGTGTTCCCTCCCATTCTCAATCCCCTCATATATGGTCTAAAAACTAAAGAAATTCGACAAAATGTTCTGGGTTTCTACAAACGGAAGGTATCTTCAGTTAAATGA
- the LOC135553448 gene encoding olfactory receptor 52D1-like translates to MVNRTIDVLNVVFIMGKIDLSSEGKYLTVLIGSLVYLFTLFSNLSLLAVIVFNRNLHGPMYLFLLNLSINDLIGISAMIPRVMSDVLSEDRHITYPACLIQAFCIHMYGGATLLILSIMSFDRYIAICHPLRYHSIMTKNTVVSLIASAWLIDFLLVGILFGLTLRFPVCKTVIVNIYCDNISLLRLTCATETTVNNVYGLFITGVLHGGGAFSVVFSYSFILFTCFRGRDSDAKLKALHTCATHLLVFLIYEFSGIIVVLVYRIPNTPLLLQTFAGMIFVIFPPGLNPVIYGIKTKKIRVKLLQLFSMANGSVRVVKVNSVT, encoded by the coding sequence ATGGTGAACCGAACCATAGATGTACTCAACGTTGTTTTCATAATGGGCAAAATAGACTTGTCTTCTGAAGGGAAATATTTGACTGTCCTAATTGGCTCTCTCGTCTACTTATTTACACTGTTCAGTAACCTGTCTTTGCTTGCGGTTATAGTTTTCAACAGAAATCTACACGGGCCTATGTATCTGTTCCTTCTCAACTTATCCATCAATGACTTGATCGGTATCAGCGCCATGATTCCAAGGGTCATGTCAGATGTATTGTCTGAAGATAGGCACATCACTTACCCAGCATGCTTGATTCAGGCTTTCTGTATTCATATGTATGGTGGAGCGACACTTCTCATATTGTCTATCATGTCGTTTGATCGCTACATAGCTATCTGCCATCCACTAAGGTACCACTCCATCATGACTAAGAACACTGTTGTAAGTCTCATTGCCTCTGCTTGGCTGATTGACTTTCTACTGGTTGGGATCCTGTTCGGGCTCACGTTGCGTTTCCCTGTTTGTAAAACAGTTATTGTGAACATCTATTGTGACAACATCTCCCTGTTAAGACTGACCTGTGCAACAGAAACCACAGTGAACAACGTCTATGGCTTATTTATCACGGGTGTACTCCATGGGGGAGGGGCTTTTTCTGTGGTCTTCTCCTACTCATTCATTCTATTCACATGCTTTAGAGGTAGGGACTCTGATGCCAAGCTAAAGGCCTTGCATACATGTGCCACACACCTGCTTGTCTTTCTAATCTATGAGTTCTCAGGTATCATTGTTGTCCTTGTGTATCGAATACCAAACACTCCTCTCCTACTTCAGACATTTGCAGGAATGATATTTGTCATATTTCCTCCAGGTCTGAACCCAGTAATATATGGTATCAAAACTAAAAAGATTAGAGTGAAATTACTTCAGCTTTTCTCCATGGCCAATGGTTCAGTTAGAGTAGTAAAAGTCAATAGTGTAACTTAA